CGACCTATCAGCCTGTGCAACGTTGTATACAAAATCATTTCAAAAATGATTGCAAACAGACTCAAGAAGATACTTCCAGAGGTAATATCTCCAACACAGAGTGCTTTTGTTCCTGGAAGACTTATAACTGATAATGTGTTAGTTGCTTATGAGTGCTTTCATGCAATAAAGAAAAAGACCCATGGCTCGAATGGTCTTTGTGCGGTAAAATTGGATATGATGAAGGGCATATGATAGAGTAGAGTGGGGCTTTCTTGAAAAAATGATGTTGAGACTGGGATTTCAATCGGAATGGGTGGAAATGATAATGGAATGTGTCTCCTCAGTAACATACAGAATAAGGTTTAATGGAGTGGAGTCAGAGGATATCACACCATCAAGAGGCTTAAGGCAGGGAGATCCTCTTTCTCCATACTTGTTTTTGATTTGTTTGGAAGGCTTATCTAGCCTGTTAGCTCATGAAGAAGAGATAGGAGGTATCGAAGGAATTCGGGTGTGTAGAGATGCACCATCTATATCACATTTGCTTTTTGCAGACGATTCACTGATCCTTATGAAAGCAAATGCCCACAATGCTAATACACTGAAAAGAGTTCTAGAGGTTTATTGTGGGAGCAGCGGGTAGTGTGTAAGCACTCCAAAATCGAGCATTTTTTTCAGCCCAAATACAAGTGTGCTGGTTAGAGAAGAGGTGTGTATGACTCTGAATATTCTAACTGAGGCATTAACAGACAAATATCTTGGTCTACCCACTATGGTTGGAGTGGATAGAAGTGATTGCTTTCAACATCTTATTGACAGAATTTGCCAGAGAATTAAGGGTTGGAAAGAGAAGGTACTCTCAATATAGGGGAAAGAGATCTTGTTGAAGGCAGTAGGCCAAGCAATTCCCTCATATGCTATGTCAGTTTTTAAATTACCCAAAAGTATTTGCAAGGCAATTACGGATGAGCTTGCAGGTTTTTGGTGGGGTGAtagtgaggagaagaagaagatgcattGGTTTGCATGGTGGAAGTTATGCATCCCGAAGAATAAGGGTGGATTGGCGTTTAGGGACTTACACAGTTTTAATCTTGCTTTATTAGCAAAACAGTGTTGGCGCCTACTCCAGAACCCTGAATCTTTGTGTGCACGAGTTCTAGGTGCAAAGTACTACCCTGATGGAAACATTCTCATGGCAGGACCAAAAAAGGGCTCCTCATTTACTTGGCAAAGTATTATAGCGGGTATACAAACTTTTAAGAGAGGGTGCATCTGGCGTGTGGGTACGGGATCACAAATCAATATCTGGAATGATCCTTGGATACCCACAAGTGATAATAGGAAAATCATAACTCCAAGGGGAGCAACTATGTTGAGCAAGGTGGAGGAATTAATTGATCCTTATACTGGACAATGGGATGAGGATTTGATCCGAGAAGTGTTTTGGCAGGTTGATGTACACCGGATCCTACAAATTCCTCTCCGAGTGCAGCTGCTTGAAGACTTTATAGCATGGCACTATGATCGATCTGGTACTTTTAATGTGCGATCGGCATATCGTGTGCAATTTCAGCATCAGTTTGGCGGCAGGGAGAATCAACATATAGCACAAGGTAGCCGGCAAAACAATATCTGGAAACATGTGTGGGGTTTGAGAATTCCGGGTAAAGTTAAACATTTCGTCTGGAAGGTGATCCGGGGAGTATTACCATGCTATGGAACTTTAGCAAACCGGCATATACCAGTCACGGGACAATGCCCAATATGCCAGATAGGATACGAAGATACACAACACTGTTTATTCACATGTAGAAGAGCGAAAGCTATATGGAAGGAGCTGGGAATTGAGAATGAAGTGCTGCAAGCTGTTGTGGAGGACCGGTCAGGCGCATCCACTCTGGCTAATCTCATAGACCGTCATGAATCAAAAAACACTCTATCTGTGGCTGAGCTAACTGCGGTGGCAAGCTGGTATATATGGTGGCAACGACGACAGACTATTAAAGGTGACACAGTCCGGGATGCGCACCAAACATCAATTTCGATAAGAGTTCTAGCAACAAACTTTATTCGCTCTCTAACTCCGAACCAGCCGGTGGTACAGCGAGATCGTATGTGGCACAAGCCAGCGAGAGGAGTCGTCAAAATCAATGTAGATGCATCTTTCAACGCTGAAAATATGACGGCAGGTACAGGAGCAGTGGCACGAGATGAACGTGGTGATTTCATAGCAGCTGCTTCATGGTTCATACCGCATGTGGTGTCAGTAGATACGGCGGAGATGATCGCTATACGGAATGGTTTCTACCTGGCAGGCAAGATTGGGTGCAATATCCTGCATATTGAGTCGGATAGCTCAAATGCAGTGTCGGCTCTCAACTCAGAAAATCACCTGGGACAGGAGGCTGCTATTCTTCTAGAGAGCAGAGAGATGGGCTTGGATTATGCGAAGTATGAAGTTAGTAAATGTCCTAGGGAAGCAAATTATATAGCTGATTGTATAGCTAAAGCCTCTCTTGCTAGTAGATCTTCAGATCTTTGGGAAGGTGCCACCCCAGATTTTGTTTCTCATCACATTGTAAACGATCTTGCTATTCTTTGAGAAATAAAGTTTGTACCcgatcaaaaaaaagaaaaaaaaaaagaaacagCCGAATCAGAACTTGTGACTGGCTCTATTAGTTGCGTTGGGTTTTTGTATGTACGTGTGACATGCTTTGCTGTGTCTAGTTCATTCTGCGCCGGGCCCAAGCCATTCTACCATTGGGTTACTTCAACCGTCCCCCGGCACCCCAGtaatactccctccagtccttactccgcgtattagatttgtctgaagtcaaagtctTTGAAGTTTGACCATGTTTATTGAAGAAATTATTAACATTCATATTACAAAATGAATATCATTAGATCCATCATAGAATATATTTCATATTATGTATATTTGGTATAGTAAATGTTGataatttttagtataaatttatgaagtttgacttttgaaaatttaatatgcagagtaaaaaagacCGAAGGGAGTACATGCTCGACAGTCGGAACAGAAATGTACCAACACGCCCGTTCGTCGAAATAGACATGCTATGTTAAAAAAAAAAGGTCCTACAGCCACGAGACCCTGGCCGTGGAAGCATCACCGATGTGTGCGTGTGCGTCTACTGGACGGATAGCACAGCTGCAAAATTTTCTAAAAAGTTGCATAAAATGGATATTGGAGATGCGGGGTATCGATCCCCGTGCCTCTCGCATGCTAAGCGAGCGCTCTACCATCTGAGCTACATCCCCTACGACGTGCTGCTTGAAAATTTGTCTTTTTACCAATCGGTAACTCGTGGTAGAACGTAGATCGGTCCTATCCATTTTTTCGATTCACAGACGAACTACACCACAGAATCGGGCAATGAAAATGCCGCGACCACACAAGAGTACCCAACTGCGCCTTTGGAAAGCCTATCCAATTTTGAGGCCCAAATCAGAATTCGATCCAGCGCCCCACGCTCCCTCCCCCATGTACGGCTGtacagtactactagtactacctaCTGAAGATATCCAAAAGCGTCCCGTCCCAGCATTAAATTGGGGTGGACACTTGGTTGGACAGGGCTCCCTAATCAAAACTTGGTTGGACATGGTAGGAGACATGTCCTCCTAAATTTCCCAGGCCAACCATTCCGATTTGCAAGTAATTATACTTCATCAAAGGtaaaaaaaaaaaaggaaaagcagTGAAAAGCTGCtgcctcaagaacagaaagaaagctTGTACGGtacggcctttcctttttttttgtgGGGAAGAAAGCTTGGACGACTGATTAAAACTCTCCTCCAGAATTTCGCATTTGGTGACCTCTGATCGCTTGCACCATGCATGTAGCTATCCAGCTTTGTATGGGATTGTCTGCAATAAAAAATGATGCTCTTGTGCAGGTGCTCAGTTCTTTTCTTTCGGATATTTCTTTGaggcgggatttgattggcccccATGTTATGTCATGGCAAAatcttttatcccgtttggattcgatTAACCTGACACAAAGACAAGATGTGTTTTGCTGAAATCTCACTACACCAGGGTCCTTCGTAGTTGACTCTATGTACCATTTGTTCACGCATTCAGAGGTTCCAGTGAATAATAATAAAAAGATTTGGAAATCAAAGGTTTCAGCAGAAGTTAAAAGCTTCATATGGTATTTTCGGAAAGGAGTTGTGCTCACCAAAGACTATCTCGCTCGTCGAAATTGGCAAGGAAACAAAAAAAAATGTTGTTTTTGTACTCACgaagacaatcaaacacctctttttccaGTGCAAGTTCGTTCATTCTACATGgccagtcatccaaatagcgtctAATTCATATCCGCCCATAAGTGTTACCAATATTTTTGGTCACTGGTTGGAAGGTATTCCAGATAAGTTTAGAACGCTTATAAGAGTGGGAATGTATGCCTTattatggtcgctttggctatgtagaaatgagttGGGTTTTAATGGAAAAAACCTtctcctttgcaggttattttctgTTGTACACACTCGCTTCGTATGTGGTCAATGCTACACCAAACGGAGTTCCCACCGTTGTTCAAGATGGTCTGTATACGGTTAGAGTGTGCGGCCATGGAGGTTTTCACCAAACACAGGTGGTAGCATAATCTCCAAATCAGTCCACCACCTCTTTCAACACAGGCATAGTATTGGTCCTATATATATGACTACTGTTGTTGATATATCGGGTTTTTTAAATTTAGCTTTTGTTCGTGTTTGACTGTGTGCATCTTTGGTTATGCAGAGGCGGGATGTTACTCATTATACTTTGCATCCGCTAGATGCTACATTTTGagttattttttttttgaaattttcacggGGGGAGATTTCCCCACCTGAATTTTCATATATCTGGGCCGGACCGCCCGAGTAAACAAGTCAACATTACATTTATACAAGCNNNNNNNNNNNNNNNNNNNNNNNNNNNNNNNNNNNNNNNNNNNNNNNNNNNNNNNNNNNNNNNNNNNNNNNNNNNNNNNNNNNNNNNNNNNNNNNNNNNNNNNNNNNNNNNNNNNNNNNNNNNNNNNNNNNNNNNNNNNNNNNNNNNNNNNNNNNNNNNNNNNNNNNNNNNNNNNNNNNNNNNNNNNNNNNNNNNNNNNNNNNNNNNNNNNNNNNNNNNNNNNNNNNNNNNNNNNNNNNNNNNNNNNNNNNNNNNNNNNNNNNNNNNNNNNNNNNNNNNNNNNNNNNNNNNNNNNNNNNNNNNNNNNNNNNNNNNNNNNNNNNNNNNNNNNNNNNNNNCATTAGGTGGTTAGGCACTGAATCCACACATCGACAGCGTCCTTGAGGGCTGCAGGGAGATGGACACGCCACAACACGGCATCCTCTCTGCAAAGCTACAGCAGCCGGGGAAGCGAGGGTGGCATGCGCTGGAAGACCACCGCGTTGCGGTGCTTCCAAAGTTGCCAAAAGCAAAGAAGCAAGAAAGCCGGGCCCGTCCAAGGAGGGACAAGCCCGGAGACGACATAAGGTGGAGCAGCTTGACGGTTGAGTTAATAAAAACGCCTTTTATATAAAAAAAACTAGCTTTAGCTAAACCAAGGTGAGGTGGCCACAAAATCATGCAATGCGACGCATAGTTTGTATCTCGCGTCCATACCACACATTGTTGATTGTTGCAGTACCCCTCGCCAATCACCACTCCTCCTTCGGCGGCCAATGCGACCCATGCTAAGCTTCGGGTGGCCAACAACCGATGCTTGCAAAATGCCAAGCGGTGGGAGGCCGTCGACTCCCCTTGCAGAAATTTAGAGCTGCGGCCAGCTCGTGGGCTATAAGATGGACATGCAGGGCTCCGTCCATTGCACCACACGCAAAGCAACGAAACAAGTAGTGCAAGAGAGCAACTGAGTACGTAGTAACCGACggtcacgcgcgcgcgcgcgcacccaTGGCCTCCACGCCGACGAGCTTCGTGGCCGTGGCGCTCCTCATGGCCGTCATGCTCAGCACGTGCGGTGCTGCGCGCCTCCTCGCCGACATCCCGACCTTGCCCGAGCCGACGCTGCCGACCTTGCCCCCGGTCGTTCCCACGGTCCCTGCCCTGCCAGGCGGCGTCGTGCCGACCGTGCCGGAAGTGCCGACGGTGCCGCTGCCAACAGTACCCAGCGGCGTCGTGCCAACCATCCCGACGGTTCCCACCGTGCCGGAGGTGCCGACGGTGCCCACCGTGCCAGGTGTGCCGGCGGTGCCGCTGCCAACAGTACCCGGCGGCGTAGTGCCGACCGTCCCGACCATCCCGACGGTTCCCACCGTGCCGGAGGTGCCGACGGTGCCCACCGGGCCAGGTGTGCCGGCGGTGCCGTTGCCAACAGTACCCGGTGGCGTAGTGCCGACCATCCCGACGGTTCCCACCGTGCCGGAGGTGCCGACGGTGCCCACCGTGCCAGGCGTGCCGGCGGTGCCGCTGCCAACAGTACCCGGCGGCGTAGTGCCAACAGTGCCAACCGTGCCAGGCGTGCCAACGTTGCCTCTGCCGCCGATGCCGTCCATCCCCAGCTTGCCTAACTTGCCACTGCCACCGATGCCGTCCATCCCCGGCGACCTGCCCAAGCTGCCGGTGCCTCTGCCGCCGATGCCGTCCCTTCCCGACCTGCCCAAGGTGCCACTGCCGCCGATGCCATCCCTACCGGACCTGCCCAAGGTGCCACTGCCCCCGATGCCGTCCATCCCTGGCGTGCCTAAGATACCACTGCCATCTGTTCCGGGTGTGCCGGCCGTGCCGTAGTTCCTCCTCAGCCGACGCACTAAAGGAGTAGAGGTACGTCATGACCGTGCATGCACGGGTGTGGGTGCCTGTGGGTGGTCGTTGTTGCCCTACACGATTTACGAGGGTAATATAACTTTGACTTGATAACATTTGTTTGAGCACAACATGTATAAGTCAGTACGtgcaggtagagagagagagaaaaaaagtaaaGTACTCTCTTGTGTGCGTG
Above is a window of Triticum dicoccoides isolate Atlit2015 ecotype Zavitan chromosome 5B, WEW_v2.0, whole genome shotgun sequence DNA encoding:
- the LOC119312055 gene encoding protein PELPK1-like isoform X2, yielding MASTPTSFVAVALLMAVMLSTCGAARLLADIPTLPEPTLPTLPPVVPTVPALPGGVVPTVPEVPTVPLPTVPSGVVPTIPTVPTVPEVPTVPTVPGVPAVPLPTVPGGVVPTVPTVPTGPGVPAVPLPTVPGGVVPTIPTVPTVPEVPTVPTVPGVPAVPLPTVPGGVVPTVPTVPGVPTLPLPPMPSIPSLPNLPLPPMPSIPGDLPKLPVPLPPMPSLPDLPKVPLPPMPSIPGVPKIPLPSVPGVPAVP
- the LOC119312055 gene encoding protein PELPK1-like isoform X1, whose amino-acid sequence is MASTPTSFVAVALLMAVMLSTCGAARLLADIPTLPEPTLPTLPPVVPTVPALPGGVVPTVPEVPTVPLPTVPSGVVPTIPTVPTVPEVPTVPTVPGVPAVPLPTVPGGVVPTVPTVPTGPGVPAVPLPTVPGGVVPTIPTVPTVPEVPTVPTVPGVPAVPLPTVPGGVVPTVPTVPGVPTLPLPPMPSIPSLPNLPLPPMPSIPGDLPKLPVPLPPMPSLPDLPKVPLPPMPSLPDLPKVPLPPMPSIPGVPKIPLPSVPGVPAVP